A portion of the Leifsonia sp. EB41 genome contains these proteins:
- a CDS encoding helix-turn-helix domain-containing protein yields MLKRVAVPVIDEFAMFEFGVICEVFGLDRSYAGIEPFDFRVCSATPGEPIRNETGVQLIAPYGLDAMEDADLIAVPAATIRDEYPEELLDGLRRAHARGAILLSVCSGAFVLGAAGLLDGRESTTHWRYADALQRRFPLARVNPDVLFIDDGTIITSAGTSAGIDACLHLVRRELGSAVANTIARNMVVPPQRDGGQRQYIERPVSDCEDDTFSELLDHLSTTLDENHTVSGLAARTHMSTRSFSRRFVAETGVPPMQWLTTQRVLHARLLLETTDIPVEEVARRSGFASATLLRHHFDSEVGVPPTRYRAAFASR; encoded by the coding sequence CGCGATGTTCGAGTTCGGCGTCATCTGCGAGGTGTTCGGGCTCGACCGCAGCTATGCGGGGATCGAGCCGTTCGACTTCCGGGTCTGCTCGGCGACCCCGGGCGAGCCGATCCGGAACGAGACCGGCGTGCAGCTCATCGCGCCATACGGGCTGGACGCGATGGAGGACGCCGACCTCATCGCGGTGCCGGCCGCCACGATCCGCGACGAGTACCCGGAGGAGCTGCTCGACGGGCTCCGGCGCGCGCATGCCCGCGGCGCCATCCTGCTGAGCGTCTGCTCCGGTGCGTTCGTGCTCGGCGCCGCCGGCCTCCTCGACGGCCGCGAGAGCACGACGCACTGGCGGTACGCCGACGCCCTCCAGCGCCGCTTCCCGCTCGCGCGCGTCAACCCGGACGTGCTGTTCATCGACGACGGCACCATCATCACCAGCGCCGGCACCTCCGCCGGCATCGACGCGTGCCTCCACCTGGTGCGGCGCGAGCTCGGCAGCGCGGTCGCCAACACGATCGCGCGCAACATGGTCGTGCCGCCGCAGCGCGACGGCGGTCAGCGGCAGTACATCGAGCGGCCCGTTTCCGACTGCGAGGACGACACGTTCAGCGAACTGCTGGACCACCTGAGCACCACGCTGGACGAGAACCATACCGTCTCCGGCCTCGCGGCCAGGACCCACATGTCGACCAGGAGCTTCTCGCGCCGCTTCGTCGCCGAGACCGGGGTGCCGCCGATGCAGTGGCTGACGACGCAGCGCGTCCTCCACGCGCGGCTGCTGCTGGAGACCACGGACATCCCCGTCGAGGAGGTCGCCCGGCGCAGCGGGTTCGCGAGTGCGACGCTGCTGCGCCACCACTTCGACTCCGAGGTCGGTGTGCCGCCCACGCGATACCGGGCGGCGTTCGCGAGCCGGTGA
- a CDS encoding RidA family protein has translation MAVTFLQPDGLVRTPAFSHVAVVPAGSATVYLGGQNGVDETGALVSPEVGPQAARALDNAKIALAAAGATLDDVVQWFVLIDASADLGAAYGAIAPQLGREGAPPLVTGSRVAGLGVPGALIEISAIAALSL, from the coding sequence ATGGCCGTCACCTTCCTTCAGCCGGACGGGCTCGTCCGCACTCCCGCCTTCAGTCACGTCGCCGTCGTCCCCGCCGGATCGGCGACCGTCTACCTCGGCGGCCAGAACGGCGTCGACGAGACCGGCGCGCTCGTGTCGCCGGAGGTCGGCCCGCAGGCCGCGCGCGCCCTCGACAACGCGAAGATCGCCCTCGCGGCGGCGGGAGCGACGCTCGACGACGTAGTGCAGTGGTTCGTCCTCATCGACGCCTCCGCCGATCTCGGCGCGGCGTACGGGGCCATCGCGCCCCAGCTCGGCCGGGAGGGCGCGCCGCCGCTCGTGACCGGGTCGCGCGTGGCGGGGCTCGGGGTGCCGGGGGCGCTGATCGAGATCAGCGCGATCGCGGCGCTGTCCTTGTGA
- a CDS encoding NADP-dependent oxidoreductase — protein sequence MATQIQYDRLGDPDVLEVATVPDPVAPDDGVVVAVRAVGVNPIDGKLRSGGRPSAPITAPRVPGSDAAGVVLSVGAGVDGWAPGDEVVVRNPHGAYTTHLVAAASQLVRKPAAVSWEQAAAIGVPAATAHQVLVSLGVGPGTTLLIHGGSGSVGRMAIQLARRMGATVVATGSPASHARLRELGATPVAYGDGLLERLRAAAPDGYDLILDAIGSDEALEASFALVDDRSRIGTIVVGPRAAELGIRAWGGGNPVPLTADELRLRDDGYALALDLIAEGELEVDIARTFPLTEAADAARLVESGHPGGKVILLP from the coding sequence ATGGCCACGCAGATCCAGTACGACCGACTCGGCGATCCCGACGTGCTCGAGGTGGCAACCGTGCCGGATCCGGTCGCGCCCGACGACGGCGTGGTGGTGGCGGTGCGCGCCGTCGGCGTGAACCCGATCGACGGCAAGCTGCGCAGCGGCGGCCGGCCGAGCGCTCCGATCACCGCGCCACGCGTGCCGGGAAGCGATGCGGCAGGCGTCGTGCTCTCGGTCGGGGCCGGCGTGGACGGCTGGGCGCCCGGTGACGAGGTGGTCGTCCGCAACCCGCACGGCGCCTACACCACGCACCTGGTCGCGGCGGCCTCCCAGCTCGTGCGCAAGCCGGCCGCGGTGAGTTGGGAGCAAGCGGCGGCAATCGGCGTCCCCGCCGCGACGGCGCATCAGGTGCTGGTCTCGCTGGGCGTCGGGCCGGGGACGACGCTGCTCATCCACGGCGGCTCTGGCAGTGTCGGGAGGATGGCGATCCAGCTCGCCCGCCGGATGGGCGCCACGGTGGTCGCGACCGGGTCGCCGGCGAGCCACGCGCGGCTGCGTGAGCTCGGGGCGACTCCTGTGGCGTACGGCGACGGGCTGCTGGAGCGGCTGCGCGCCGCCGCGCCGGACGGGTACGACCTCATCCTCGACGCGATCGGCTCCGACGAGGCGCTGGAGGCGTCCTTCGCCCTCGTCGACGACCGCTCGCGGATCGGCACGATCGTGGTCGGGCCGCGGGCGGCCGAGCTGGGCATCCGCGCGTGGGGAGGCGGGAACCCCGTTCCGCTGACGGCCGACGAGCTGCGGCTGCGCGACGACGGCTACGCGCTCGCGCTCGACCTCATCGCCGAGGGCGAACTCGAGGTGGACATCGCGCGGACCTTCCCGCTGACCGAGGCGGCCGACGCCGCGCGGCTGGTGGAGTCGGGGCATCCCGGCGGCAAGGTGATCCTGCTGCCCTGA
- a CDS encoding DUF6611 family protein, producing the protein MTTIERPPARGRAKRFFEGAHRWGWFEETSALYTARTGVCARRLFVYPPGTTSAERRAIVFRRRWPTVGGLLALIPALVLAPAPAVTAIGALVGVYVAGFVVAAVATRRVWRECRVIRCSTVAVGEQYETYGDERLVTASLASLLVLERARDEGRIDEVGFELGWSRVYDLAQARPAE; encoded by the coding sequence GTGACGACGATCGAGCGACCTCCCGCGCGCGGAAGGGCGAAGCGGTTCTTCGAAGGCGCCCACCGCTGGGGCTGGTTCGAGGAGACCTCCGCCCTGTACACCGCGCGCACCGGGGTCTGCGCGCGCCGGCTGTTCGTCTACCCGCCGGGGACGACCTCCGCCGAGCGCCGCGCCATCGTCTTCCGGCGGCGTTGGCCCACGGTCGGCGGCCTGCTGGCCCTCATCCCTGCGCTCGTGCTGGCGCCCGCTCCCGCGGTGACGGCGATCGGCGCGCTGGTGGGGGTCTACGTCGCGGGCTTCGTCGTGGCCGCGGTCGCGACGCGCCGGGTGTGGAGGGAGTGCCGCGTGATCCGCTGCTCCACGGTCGCGGTCGGAGAACAGTACGAGACGTACGGCGACGAGCGGCTGGTCACGGCCTCCCTCGCGTCGCTGCTCGTACTGGAGCGCGCGCGGGACGAGGGCCGGATCGACGAGGTCGGATTCGAGCTCGGCTGGAGCCGCGTGTACGACCTGGCGCAGGCCCGTCCCGCGGAGTAG
- a CDS encoding CsbD family protein → MGLDDKMKNAAENAGGKAKEATGKATGNERLEAEGKGDQAKADLKNAGEKVKDAFKH, encoded by the coding sequence ATGGGACTCGACGACAAGATGAAGAACGCCGCGGAGAACGCGGGCGGCAAGGCCAAGGAGGCCACCGGCAAGGCGACCGGCAACGAGCGCCTGGAGGCCGAGGGCAAGGGTGACCAGGCCAAAGCCGACCTCAAGAACGCCGGCGAGAAGGTGAAGGACGCCTTCAAGCACTGA